One genomic segment of Pseudomonas sp. p1(2021b) includes these proteins:
- the pepN gene encoding aminopeptidase N yields the protein MRTEQPQVIYLKDYQAPEYLIDETHLTFELFEDHSLVHAQLVMRRNPARGAGLPPLVLDGQQLELLSVQLDDQALAAGDYQLDDDSLTLQPKAERFTLDTSVRIHPESNTALEGLYKSGKMFCTQCEAEGFRKITYYLDRPDVMSTFTTTVIAEQHRYPVLLSNGNPVGNGPSEDGRHWATWEDPFKKPAYLFALVAGDLWCVEDTFTRQSGRDVTLRIYVEPENIDKCDHAMVSLKKSMRWDEEVYGREYDLDIFMIVAVNDFNMGAMENKGLNIFNSSCVLARAETATDAAHQRVEGVVAHEYFHNWSGNRVTCRDWFQLSLKEGFTVFRDAEFSADMNSRTVKRIEDVAYLRTHQFAEDAGPMAHPVRPDSFIEISNFYTLTVYEKGAEVVRMVRTLLGAEGFRKGSDLYFERHDGQAVTTDDFIKAMEDANGVDLTQFKRWYNQAGTPRLEVSEAYDAAAQRYSLTFRQSCPQTPDKVQKLPFVIPVELGLLDAQGNDLPLRLAGETAPQGTSRVLSVTEAEQTFTFEGIAAKPLPSLLRGFSAPVKLSFPYDRDQLMFLMQHDSDGFNRWEAGQQLSVQVLQELIGQHQRGEALKLDQRLITALGTVLGNASLDAAMVAEMLSLPGEAYLTEISQVADVDAIHAAREFARKQIAEQLFDALWARYQANRAVSANTAYVAEAEHFARRSLQNIALSYLMLSGKPEVLAATLEQFDQCDNMTERLTALAVLVNSPFEAERAKALEAFAEHFKDNPLVMDQWFSVQAASTLPGGLARVKALMQHPAFTLKNPNKVRALIGAFAGQNLVNFHAADGSGYRFLADLVIELNALNPQIASRQLAPLTRWRKYDDARQALMRGELERILASGALSSDVYEVVSKSLA from the coding sequence ATGCGTACCGAACAACCGCAAGTGATCTACCTCAAGGACTACCAGGCGCCCGAGTACCTGATCGACGAAACGCACCTGACCTTCGAGCTGTTCGAGGACCACAGCCTGGTCCATGCGCAGCTGGTCATGCGCCGCAACCCGGCGCGCGGCGCCGGCCTGCCGCCACTGGTGCTCGACGGCCAGCAACTGGAGCTGCTGAGCGTGCAGCTCGACGACCAGGCCCTGGCCGCCGGCGACTATCAGCTCGACGACGACAGCCTGACCCTGCAGCCCAAGGCCGAGCGCTTCACCCTCGACACCAGCGTGCGGATCCACCCGGAAAGCAACACGGCCCTCGAAGGCCTGTACAAGTCCGGCAAGATGTTCTGCACCCAGTGCGAGGCCGAGGGGTTCCGCAAGATCACCTACTACCTCGATCGCCCGGACGTGATGAGCACCTTCACCACCACGGTGATCGCCGAGCAGCATCGCTACCCGGTGCTGCTGTCCAACGGTAACCCCGTCGGCAACGGCCCGTCGGAAGATGGGCGCCACTGGGCCACCTGGGAAGACCCGTTCAAGAAGCCGGCCTACCTGTTCGCCCTGGTCGCCGGTGACCTGTGGTGCGTCGAGGACACCTTCACCCGCCAGTCCGGCCGTGATGTGACCCTGCGCATCTATGTCGAGCCCGAGAACATCGACAAGTGCGACCACGCCATGGTCAGCCTGAAGAAGTCCATGCGCTGGGACGAAGAGGTCTATGGTCGCGAGTACGACCTGGACATCTTCATGATCGTCGCGGTCAACGACTTCAACATGGGCGCCATGGAAAACAAGGGCCTGAACATCTTCAACTCCAGCTGTGTGCTGGCCCGGGCCGAAACCGCCACCGATGCCGCCCACCAGCGCGTCGAAGGCGTAGTGGCCCACGAATACTTCCATAACTGGTCGGGCAACCGTGTGACTTGCCGCGACTGGTTCCAGCTGTCGCTCAAGGAAGGCTTTACGGTGTTCCGCGACGCCGAGTTCAGTGCCGACATGAACTCGCGCACGGTCAAGCGCATCGAGGACGTGGCCTACCTGCGTACCCACCAGTTCGCCGAGGACGCCGGCCCCATGGCCCACCCGGTGCGCCCGGACAGCTTCATCGAGATTTCCAACTTCTACACCCTGACCGTGTACGAGAAGGGGGCCGAGGTGGTGCGCATGGTGCGTACCCTGCTGGGCGCGGAGGGTTTCCGCAAGGGCAGTGACCTGTACTTCGAGCGCCACGATGGCCAGGCGGTGACCACCGACGACTTCATCAAGGCCATGGAAGACGCCAACGGTGTCGACCTCACGCAGTTCAAGCGCTGGTACAACCAGGCCGGCACCCCGCGTCTGGAGGTCAGCGAAGCCTATGACGCCGCGGCCCAGCGCTACAGCCTGACCTTCCGCCAGAGCTGCCCGCAGACCCCGGACAAAGTCCAGAAGCTGCCGTTCGTGATCCCGGTCGAGCTGGGCCTGCTCGATGCCCAGGGCAACGACCTGCCACTGCGCCTGGCCGGCGAAACCGCGCCGCAGGGCACCAGCCGCGTACTGTCGGTGACTGAGGCCGAGCAGACTTTCACCTTCGAAGGCATCGCGGCCAAGCCGCTGCCCTCGTTGTTGCGCGGCTTCAGCGCGCCGGTCAAGCTGAGCTTCCCCTACGACCGCGACCAGCTGATGTTCCTCATGCAGCACGACAGCGATGGCTTCAACCGCTGGGAAGCGGGGCAGCAACTGTCGGTGCAGGTGTTGCAGGAGCTGATCGGCCAGCACCAGCGCGGCGAGGCGCTCAAGCTCGACCAGCGCCTGATCACGGCCCTGGGCACCGTGCTGGGCAACGCATCGCTCGACGCGGCCATGGTCGCCGAGATGCTCTCGCTGCCAGGCGAGGCGTACCTGACCGAGATCAGTCAGGTGGCCGATGTCGATGCCATTCACGCCGCCCGTGAGTTCGCCCGCAAGCAGATCGCCGAGCAGCTGTTCGATGCCCTGTGGGCGCGCTACCAGGCCAACCGCGCGGTATCGGCGAACACCGCCTATGTCGCCGAGGCCGAGCACTTCGCCCGGCGCAGTCTGCAGAACATCGCCCTGTCGTACCTGATGCTCAGCGGCAAGCCAGAGGTGCTCGCAGCCACGTTGGAGCAGTTCGACCAGTGCGACAACATGACCGAGCGCCTCACCGCCCTGGCGGTGTTGGTCAACTCGCCGTTCGAGGCCGAGCGCGCCAAGGCCCTGGAAGCCTTCGCCGAGCACTTCAAGGACAACCCGCTGGTCATGGACCAGTGGTTCAGCGTGCAGGCGGCCAGCACCCTGCCGGGTGGCCTGGCGCGGGTCAAGGCGCTGATGCAGCACCCGGCCTTCACCCTGAAGAACCCGAACAAGGTGCGTGCGCTGATCGGGGCCTTCGCCGGGCAGAACCTGGTGAACTTCCATGCCGCCGACGGCTCGGGCTACCGCTTCCTGGCGGACCTGGTGATCGAGCTCAACGCCCTCAACCCACAAATCGCTTCGCGCCAGCTGGCGCCGCTGACCCGATGGCGCAAGTATGACGATGCGCGCCAGGCGTTGATGCGGGGCGAGCTGGAGCGGATCCTGGCGTCCGGGGCGTTGTCCAGCGATGTGTATGAAGTGGTGAGCAAGAGCTTGGCTTGA
- a CDS encoding WD40/YVTN/BNR-like repeat-containing protein, which yields MAQARRGAWPLAASALLALALATGAGGARAAAAEEYSVESARASQSLLIDVAHAGKRLVVVGDRGHILFSDDQGKTWAQARVPTRQLLTAVFFLDDKRGWAVGHDAQVLASNDGGATWSKQFEDLAREAPLLDVAFLDAQHGFAVGAYGALLETTDGGQHWQDIGERLDNPDQLHLNAIAQVKDGGLFIVGEQGSMFRSSDNGQSWSVVQSPYEGSLFGVIGTTQARTLLAYGLRGNLLRSTDFGDTWQPIPLKSARGPFEFGLASATLLEDGSLVLVGNSGSVLRSQDDGQSFSVYNRADRIALSAATGLADGGLLLVGQGGVHLATAQGAEEVQP from the coding sequence ATGGCGCAAGCCAGGCGCGGTGCCTGGCCGCTGGCGGCCAGTGCGCTGCTGGCGTTGGCGTTGGCGACAGGAGCAGGTGGTGCACGAGCCGCGGCGGCCGAGGAGTATTCGGTGGAGTCGGCCCGGGCCAGCCAGAGCCTGCTGATCGATGTCGCCCATGCCGGCAAGCGGCTGGTGGTGGTCGGCGACCGGGGCCATATCCTGTTCTCCGACGACCAGGGCAAGACCTGGGCCCAAGCCCGGGTACCCACCCGTCAACTGCTCACCGCCGTGTTCTTCCTCGACGACAAGCGTGGCTGGGCCGTCGGCCATGACGCCCAGGTGCTGGCCAGCAACGATGGCGGCGCCACCTGGAGCAAGCAGTTCGAAGACCTCGCCCGCGAGGCGCCCCTGCTCGATGTCGCCTTCCTCGACGCCCAGCACGGTTTCGCTGTCGGCGCCTATGGCGCATTGCTCGAGACCACCGATGGCGGCCAGCATTGGCAGGACATCGGCGAGCGCCTGGACAACCCCGACCAGCTGCACCTGAACGCCATCGCCCAGGTCAAGGACGGCGGCCTGTTCATCGTCGGCGAGCAGGGCAGCATGTTCCGCTCCAGCGATAACGGCCAGAGCTGGTCCGTGGTCCAGAGCCCCTACGAGGGTTCGCTGTTCGGTGTGATCGGCACCACCCAGGCGCGCACCCTGCTGGCCTATGGCCTGCGCGGCAACCTGCTGCGCTCCACCGATTTCGGCGATACCTGGCAACCGATCCCGCTCAAGAGCGCCCGCGGCCCGTTCGAGTTCGGTCTGGCAAGCGCTACGCTTCTGGAAGATGGCAGCCTGGTGCTGGTGGGTAACAGTGGCAGCGTGTTGCGTAGCCAGGATGATGGCCAGAGCTTCTCGGTCTACAACCGTGCCGACCGCATCGCCTTGTCGGCTGCCACGGGCCTTGCCGACGGCGGCTTGCTGCTGGTCGGGCAGGGCGGGGTGCACCTGGCCACTGCCCAGGGTGCCGAGGAGGTGCAGCCATGA